A window from Sceloporus undulatus isolate JIND9_A2432 ecotype Alabama chromosome 8, SceUnd_v1.1, whole genome shotgun sequence encodes these proteins:
- the MRPS34 gene encoding 28S ribosomal protein S34, mitochondrial yields the protein MGRRYKVYRPIAAMAKKIREYRALKNRPRDSQRYALDYETMTRPFTGKRLPVLAWEDVRNEERLFSLLSQLHHFGVGRMVTRKSWLWKYDEPCYWTITKVKVDYTAENMDHGKAWGYLTFRGKTEKEVKEISKVMYHDWRMVPKHEEEAFKKFTPVVVETIRYVLYPPLLRAMILAQKQKEGKLSTEEPMIDLMRRRSFLKDHFKNTKQQTEGTPV from the exons ATGGGTCGCCGCTATAAAGTTTATCGGCCAATTGCTGCTATGGCTAAGAAGATCCGTGAGTATCGGGCCCTGAAGAATCGTCCTCGGGACTCCCAGCGCTATGCCCTGGACTACGAGACGATGACCCGTCCCTTCACAGGCAAACGGCTGCCTGTCTTGGCCTGGGAAGATGTGAGGAATGAGGAACGGCTTTTTAGCCTCTTGAGCCAATTGCACCACTTTGGCGTCGGGCGCATGGTCACACGTAAATCCTGGCTGTGGAAGTATGATGAGCCTTGTTACTGGACCATTACCAAAGTGAAGGTAGATTATACAGCCGAG AATATGGATCATGGAAAAGCCTGGGGATACTTGACATTCAGAG gcaagacagaaaaagaagtaaaagaaatCAGCAAGGTTATGTATCATGATTGGCGCATGGTACCAAAACACGAGGAGGAGGCCTTTAAGAAATTTACACCAGTGGTGGTGGAAACCATTCGTTATGTCCTTTATCCACCATTGCTACGGGCCATGATACTGGCACAGAAGCAGAAAGAAGGTAAATTGAGTACAGAAGAGCCCATGATTGATCTAATGCGACGGCGTTCCTTCCTAAAGGATCACTTCAAAAATACTAAGCAGCAAACTGAAGGGACACCAGTTTGA